Genomic window (Prosthecochloris aestuarii DSM 271):
ATGCCTTATACTTCTCCTCAGGACATCCTGCAAACGCGCCCGGAAGCCCATCCTGTTAAAGCAGGTTTTGCGCAAAAAGTATGGGATGCCTGCCTGGAAATCATTAAAGAAAAAATCAATAATCAGGCTTTTAAAACCTGGTTCACTCCTATTACACCACTCAATTTTTCAGATAACGAGCTGACGATCGAGGTCCCGAGCCAGTTTTTTTATGAATGGATTGAAGAAAATTATTCCCGTTACGTCAAAGAAGCCCTGAAAGAGATCATCGGTGCTGAAGGAAAACTGATGTATTCGATTGTTATGGACAAATCCCAGGGGCACCCGGTTACCATCGAACTTCCGCATCAGAATATTGCAAAATCGGCAGAACCTCCGGCAAGCACCATTCCCAGTCCTCCCCAGTCTGCCGATAGAGAGCGTTTTGAAAAAAATCGCATTAAATTCGAAAGTCATCTTAATCCCAAATACACCTTCTCGAGTCTGATACGCGGCGACTGCAACTCTCTCGCGTTTGCGGCATCGAAATCAGTCGCGCAGAATCCAGGACAGAACGCATTCAATCCACTGGTGATTTACGGTGGGGTCGGGCTTGGAAAAACACATATGATGCAGGCTATCGGAAACCAGGTTCGTGAAAACTGCATTTCCGAATATGTACTCTACGTTTCAAGCGAAAAATTTGCCATTGATTTTGTCAATGCGATTCAGAATGGCAACATTCAGGAATTCTCATCCTTTTACCGTAAAATCGACGTTCTTATTATCGATGATATCCAGTTTTTTGCGGGTAAAGAAAAAACGCAGGAGGAGATTTTCCATATTTTCAATACCCTCCATCAGTCGAACAAGCAGATTATTCTCTCTTCAGACCGTCCCATCAAAGAGATCAAAGGTATTGAAGATCGCCTCATTTCCCGTTTTAACTGGGGTCTTTCCGTCGATCTGCAGCCACCGGACTACGAAACCAGAAAGGCCATCATTCAAAGCAAGCTTGAACAGAACGGCGTTAATCTTGACAGCACGATTGTTGATTTTATTGCCACCAACGTAACACAGAATGTCAGGGAGCTGGAGGGGTGCATCGTCAAACTGCTTGCAGCTCATTCGCTCTTCAATCAGGAGATCGATCTTGCATTCACAAAATCGACACTCAAAGACATTATCCGGATCCAGTCGAAGCAACTCACGCTTGAGACCATAGAAAAAGCAGTCTGTTCCTATTTCTCCAT
Coding sequences:
- the dnaA gene encoding chromosomal replication initiator protein DnaA, whose protein sequence is MPYTSPQDILQTRPEAHPVKAGFAQKVWDACLEIIKEKINNQAFKTWFTPITPLNFSDNELTIEVPSQFFYEWIEENYSRYVKEALKEIIGAEGKLMYSIVMDKSQGHPVTIELPHQNIAKSAEPPASTIPSPPQSADRERFEKNRIKFESHLNPKYTFSSLIRGDCNSLAFAASKSVAQNPGQNAFNPLVIYGGVGLGKTHMMQAIGNQVRENCISEYVLYVSSEKFAIDFVNAIQNGNIQEFSSFYRKIDVLIIDDIQFFAGKEKTQEEIFHIFNTLHQSNKQIILSSDRPIKEIKGIEDRLISRFNWGLSVDLQPPDYETRKAIIQSKLEQNGVNLDSTIVDFIATNVTQNVRELEGCIVKLLAAHSLFNQEIDLAFTKSTLKDIIRIQSKQLTLETIEKAVCSYFSITPNDLKGKSKKKEIATGRQIAMYLSKELTDSSLKTIGLHFGGRDHSTVIHGCNTVSKKMEQSMEIRNTIEELKKRIEIMSM